A stretch of Pseudomonadota bacterium DNA encodes these proteins:
- the purL gene encoding phosphoribosylformylglycinamidine synthase subunit PurL has protein sequence MTLDPKITEELITEHGLTTDEYANVESILGRAPSYTELGIFSVMWSEHCSYKSSKRWLKTLPTNGPQVIQGPGENAGVVDIGEGQAAVFKIESHNHPSYIEPYQGAATGVGGILRDIFTMGARPIANLNALRFGAPDHPKTRHLLAGVVSGIGGYGNCIGVPTVGGEIDFHPSYNGNILVNAMTVGLADQEKIFYSAAAGIGNAVVYVGSKTGRDGIHGATMASAEFSEDAQEKRPTVQVGDPFTEKLLLEACLELMSTDAIVAIQDMGAAGLTSSSVEMASKGAVGIELDLDNVPAREEGMSSYELMLSESQERMLMVIKPDSEIMARKIFTKWELDFAIIGSINDTGQLVIRKDGQVHANIPVAPLVENAPEYDRPWKATQPDVRIDPTELIAPKDIHNVLRTLISCPDMASKHWVWEQYDHMVMADTIVGPGSDAALVRIHGSERGLAVVTDCTPRYCKAAPEEGGKQAVAEAWRNITAIGAKPLALTNNLNFGNPERPEIMGQLVGCISGIRDAGKALDFPVVSGNVSLYNETNGEAILPTPVIGGLGLLKDIKNQAHLAFQRSNEEIILIGETEGWLGQSLYLREMENREEGAPPPVDLSVERRNGDFVRSLIESEEVRVCHDVSDGGLLVAVAEMSMASGIGAKLIPKRINIPLFSWAFGEDQARYIIAANNAEPILSAARKADVPAEVIGTTGGSTLTLGSLTSISVEELRDCHRHWFEHFMQTR, from the coding sequence ATGACACTCGATCCAAAAATCACTGAAGAGCTTATTACTGAGCATGGTCTTACAACTGATGAATATGCAAACGTAGAAAGTATTTTGGGTCGCGCTCCGTCTTATACAGAACTTGGAATTTTCTCTGTCATGTGGTCGGAACATTGCTCATACAAAAGCTCAAAAAGATGGCTAAAGACGTTGCCAACTAATGGACCACAAGTAATCCAAGGTCCGGGTGAAAACGCCGGTGTGGTGGACATAGGAGAGGGGCAAGCTGCTGTATTCAAAATTGAAAGTCACAACCACCCTAGCTACATAGAGCCATATCAAGGCGCCGCAACTGGTGTTGGAGGCATTCTACGCGACATTTTCACAATGGGTGCACGGCCAATAGCAAATCTCAATGCACTGCGTTTTGGAGCTCCCGATCATCCTAAAACACGACATCTTTTGGCAGGAGTTGTTTCTGGAATTGGCGGATACGGAAACTGCATAGGTGTTCCAACTGTGGGCGGCGAAATAGATTTTCATCCCTCATACAATGGCAATATTCTGGTAAATGCAATGACCGTTGGACTGGCTGATCAAGAGAAAATATTTTATTCAGCAGCAGCCGGTATAGGGAACGCCGTAGTGTATGTTGGTTCTAAAACCGGGCGGGATGGAATTCATGGTGCTACAATGGCGTCAGCAGAATTCTCCGAGGATGCACAAGAAAAGCGGCCAACAGTGCAAGTTGGTGACCCATTTACAGAAAAATTACTCTTGGAGGCATGCCTCGAGTTGATGTCTACCGATGCTATTGTTGCGATACAAGATATGGGGGCTGCAGGCCTTACTTCATCATCTGTGGAGATGGCATCGAAGGGAGCAGTGGGCATAGAGTTGGATTTAGATAATGTCCCAGCGCGAGAAGAAGGAATGAGCTCCTACGAATTAATGCTTTCTGAGAGTCAGGAGCGCATGCTTATGGTAATCAAGCCAGACTCAGAAATCATGGCAAGGAAAATATTTACAAAATGGGAGCTCGATTTTGCAATAATAGGTTCCATCAATGACACGGGCCAACTCGTTATCAGGAAAGATGGGCAGGTGCACGCTAACATTCCGGTAGCGCCGCTTGTAGAGAATGCACCGGAGTACGATAGACCTTGGAAAGCTACCCAGCCAGATGTGAGAATTGATCCCACTGAGTTGATTGCCCCGAAAGATATACATAACGTCCTCAGAACACTCATTTCTTGCCCTGACATGGCGTCAAAGCATTGGGTTTGGGAACAATACGATCACATGGTAATGGCTGACACAATCGTCGGCCCAGGTAGTGATGCGGCCCTTGTGCGAATTCATGGCTCAGAGCGCGGCCTCGCCGTTGTAACCGATTGCACACCTCGCTATTGTAAAGCAGCACCTGAGGAAGGTGGCAAACAGGCAGTTGCCGAAGCATGGCGGAATATTACAGCGATAGGTGCAAAGCCACTCGCACTAACTAACAATCTAAATTTTGGTAATCCGGAACGTCCAGAAATAATGGGGCAATTGGTTGGTTGTATATCCGGGATTAGAGATGCAGGGAAAGCATTGGATTTTCCAGTGGTGTCAGGAAATGTCTCTCTCTACAATGAAACAAACGGTGAGGCTATACTACCTACCCCCGTTATTGGCGGCCTTGGACTTTTAAAGGACATAAAAAATCAAGCGCACTTAGCGTTTCAACGAAGTAATGAAGAAATCATTTTGATTGGTGAGACCGAAGGGTGGTTAGGGCAGTCACTTTACCTGCGAGAAATGGAAAATCGCGAAGAGGGAGCCCCACCCCCTGTTGATTTGTCAGTGGAACGACGAAATGGTGACTTCGTTCGTAGTCTTATTGAGAGTGAGGAGGTGCGTGTATGCCACGATGTTTCTGATGGTGGCCTTCTGGTCGCCGTTGCTGAAATGTCAATGGCCAGTGGGATTGGCGCCAAATTGATCCCAAAAAGAATTAATATTCCACTTTTTTCATGGGCTTTCGGTGAGGATCAGGCACGCTATATCATCGCAGCAAATAATGCCGAACCTATATTGAGCGCTGCTCGAAAAGCAGATGTGCCTGCGGAAGTAATCGGAACTACCGGAGGCTCAACATTGACTTTGGGCTCCTTAACCTCCATATCCGTGGAAGAGTTGCGAGATTGCCACAGACATTGGTTCGAACATTTCATGCAGACCAGATAA
- a CDS encoding acyl-CoA dehydrogenase family protein yields MNELSEILKQTVDRLLNDYVTRESLEAAEGGMFPHKLWEALESSGLTQPLATEQDGGVDAHFTNAYEIIYGAGYHSAPVPLIETILASWLAKKTGISVPKGPITLIENRRSNALKFKQTGSDWSLSGTAAHTPWGSEAEHVFVIADAGGALRSGILQTSKTTIIPDLNMAKEPRDTLIFKSTPVCEISEPLSYEITRDVIRLYGAMFRSAQMAGASQRALDLAVEYARERKAFGRPIAKFQAVQHQLANLAAHVAQATIATEAAFRAADRRDPRFEISIAKVVAGQTATLAAETAHQVFAAIGFTHDHMLNFSTRRLWCWRAEYGSDNNWAEEIGRRAAGRGPDMLWNDLTEVQS; encoded by the coding sequence ATGAATGAACTCTCCGAAATATTAAAGCAAACTGTAGACCGCCTCCTAAATGACTACGTAACACGGGAGAGTTTAGAGGCCGCCGAAGGTGGCATGTTTCCCCATAAATTATGGGAGGCACTAGAAAGCAGTGGTCTCACTCAACCATTGGCAACTGAACAAGATGGAGGGGTCGATGCGCACTTTACCAACGCTTATGAAATAATTTACGGAGCTGGTTATCACTCAGCCCCGGTTCCGCTCATCGAGACAATTCTTGCAAGTTGGTTAGCAAAGAAAACTGGAATCTCAGTTCCTAAAGGGCCTATAACCTTGATAGAGAATAGAAGGAGCAATGCGCTTAAATTCAAGCAGACTGGCTCTGACTGGTCACTGTCTGGCACTGCAGCCCACACGCCATGGGGGAGCGAGGCAGAGCATGTATTCGTAATTGCGGACGCAGGCGGAGCACTTCGTTCAGGGATTTTACAAACCAGCAAAACCACCATAATTCCCGATTTAAATATGGCAAAGGAACCACGCGACACGCTCATTTTTAAAAGCACACCAGTGTGCGAGATAAGCGAACCCCTTAGTTATGAAATAACACGAGATGTAATAAGGCTATACGGCGCTATGTTTCGGTCAGCCCAAATGGCGGGCGCATCGCAACGGGCGCTTGACCTGGCTGTTGAATATGCTCGTGAACGAAAAGCCTTCGGTCGACCCATTGCGAAATTCCAAGCAGTTCAGCATCAGTTAGCCAATTTAGCTGCACACGTAGCCCAAGCAACTATAGCAACTGAGGCTGCTTTTCGTGCCGCTGACCGGAGGGATCCGAGATTTGAAATATCAATAGCCAAAGTTGTGGCTGGCCAAACCGCAACATTAGCGGCTGAAACTGCACATCAGGTATTTGCGGCAATAGGTTTTACGCATGATCATATGCTTAATTTTTCAACTCGCCGGCTCTGGTGTTGGAGAGCTGAATATGGATCAGATAATAATTGGGCAGAAGAAATTGGTCGTCGTGCTGCCGGCAGGGGTCCAGATATGCTATGGAATGACTTGACAGAGGTGCAAAGCTAA
- a CDS encoding acyl-CoA dehydrogenase family protein, translated as MSRIRYEPCALPPETNALRLEVRDFLNAELSHLKPSDRANSWSEADEDFTKKLGAKGWIGMTWPKKYGGQEKTMLERYVVQEELLAMGAPISLHFIADRQSGPLLMRFASEEVCRDLLPKIAKGICYFCIGMSEPDTGSDLAAVRTRAERVSGGWLVNGSKIWTSQAHMVHYMIALFRTNTDTEKHLGLSQFLVDLRHTKGITIQPVVNLAGRHDFNQVFFEDVLLPDTALIGTEGQGWDQVMTELTFERAGPERYMSSQVLMNEIVRAATQNPSERIAVEIGKMVANLASLRQMSLSVAGMQQAGKDPALEGSLIKEIGVAFEQSIPKTAHDLFGIEPGLNNGSELEKTYAMLNMLAPSFSLRGGTREVMRGIIAKYMELR; from the coding sequence ATGAGCCGAATCCGATATGAGCCTTGCGCATTACCGCCTGAAACCAATGCATTGCGACTAGAGGTTCGAGACTTTTTAAATGCAGAGCTTTCACATCTCAAGCCATCAGACCGGGCAAATAGCTGGAGCGAGGCTGACGAGGACTTCACCAAAAAGTTGGGAGCGAAGGGGTGGATAGGTATGACTTGGCCGAAGAAATATGGAGGCCAAGAAAAAACCATGCTCGAAAGATATGTTGTACAGGAGGAGCTTCTGGCTATGGGTGCCCCTATAAGTCTTCACTTTATAGCCGATAGACAATCAGGCCCACTTTTGATGAGGTTTGCTAGCGAAGAAGTTTGCAGAGATTTATTGCCGAAAATAGCCAAAGGGATTTGCTATTTTTGCATCGGCATGAGTGAACCTGATACAGGCTCAGATTTAGCTGCAGTTAGAACACGAGCAGAACGAGTAAGCGGAGGGTGGTTAGTTAACGGCTCAAAAATATGGACCTCCCAAGCACATATGGTTCACTATATGATAGCACTCTTTCGCACAAATACAGATACCGAGAAGCACCTAGGGTTATCGCAATTTCTCGTCGACCTTCGCCACACAAAAGGCATAACGATCCAGCCTGTTGTTAACCTGGCGGGCCGACATGATTTCAACCAAGTTTTTTTTGAAGATGTACTTTTGCCAGACACAGCACTTATCGGCACAGAGGGTCAAGGCTGGGATCAAGTTATGACAGAGCTGACCTTCGAACGCGCCGGACCTGAACGTTATATGTCCAGTCAAGTTCTAATGAACGAAATAGTGCGAGCTGCCACCCAAAATCCAAGTGAGAGAATAGCGGTAGAGATAGGTAAAATGGTTGCCAATCTTGCAAGCTTACGTCAGATGTCTTTATCGGTAGCAGGGATGCAGCAAGCTGGCAAAGACCCGGCTTTAGAAGGATCATTAATTAAGGAAATAGGAGTTGCTTTTGAACAGTCAATTCCAAAAACAGCTCACGATTTATTCGGAATTGAGCCCGGTTTGAATAATGGCTCAGAGCTTGAAAAAACCTACGCTATGCTCAATATGTTGGCACCTTCTTTCTCTCTGCGAGGTGGCACCCGTGAAGTTATGCGCGGCATAATCGCAAAATACATGGAGCTGCGCTAG
- a CDS encoding BolA family transcriptional regulator, whose protein sequence is MAMRADEIEQMIRDALPSADVKINDLRGDGDHYAAHVCSTAFKGKTRVQQHQMVYDALRGRMGKELHALALQTSTPDD, encoded by the coding sequence ATGGCAATGAGGGCTGATGAAATTGAGCAGATGATCCGAGACGCTCTGCCAAGTGCAGATGTGAAAATAAATGATTTGCGTGGTGACGGCGATCACTATGCTGCGCACGTTTGCTCAACTGCATTTAAAGGTAAAACAAGAGTCCAACAACATCAAATGGTGTACGATGCTTTACGGGGCCGTATGGGCAAGGAGCTGCACGCCTTAGCCCTGCAAACCTCTACTCCTGATGATTAA
- the purS gene encoding phosphoribosylformylglycinamidine synthase subunit PurS, with product MKAKIQVMLKEGVLDPQGKAVQRALDGLGFSDVGELRLGKVIELVINENNPEKAHAQISAMCEQLLANTVIENYHIELSE from the coding sequence ATGAAGGCAAAAATTCAGGTAATGCTTAAAGAGGGCGTCCTTGATCCGCAGGGGAAAGCCGTCCAACGTGCGTTAGATGGGCTTGGATTTAGCGATGTGGGAGAGCTTCGACTAGGTAAGGTCATAGAGCTTGTCATAAATGAGAATAACCCTGAAAAAGCACATGCTCAAATTTCGGCTATGTGCGAGCAACTTTTAGCTAACACGGTAATAGAAAATTATCACATAGAGTTATCCGAGTAG
- the purC gene encoding phosphoribosylaminoimidazolesuccinocarboxamide synthase: MTRRRQIYEGKAKILFQGPKPGTIVQYFKDDATAFNNEKKGTIAGKGVLNNRISEYMMLRLAEMGVPTHFVKRLNMREQLVREVEIIPVEVVVRNVSAGQFAKRFKVDEGTPLPRSIVEYYYKADELGDPLISEEHITAFGWATPHDVDDMMALALRINDFMSGLFMAIDIKLIDFKLEFGRLYEQNGEMRVVLADEISPDSCRLWDVKSSEKMDKDRFRHDLGKVEEAYQEVARRLGILPDIEENENSKPRKRK; the protein is encoded by the coding sequence ATGACACGCCGCCGCCAAATTTATGAGGGTAAGGCCAAAATCCTTTTTCAAGGGCCCAAACCGGGCACGATTGTGCAGTATTTTAAGGACGACGCCACGGCATTTAATAATGAAAAAAAAGGCACGATCGCCGGCAAGGGCGTTCTTAATAATCGAATTTCAGAGTACATGATGTTACGCTTGGCAGAGATGGGCGTGCCGACACATTTTGTGAAGCGTCTTAATATGCGCGAGCAACTGGTACGCGAAGTCGAGATCATACCCGTAGAAGTGGTCGTTCGAAATGTTTCTGCGGGGCAGTTCGCTAAACGGTTTAAAGTTGACGAGGGAACACCGCTCCCAAGATCGATAGTGGAATATTATTACAAAGCTGACGAGTTGGGCGATCCGCTTATTTCCGAGGAACACATAACAGCGTTCGGCTGGGCTACCCCACATGATGTGGATGATATGATGGCGCTAGCACTTCGCATTAATGACTTCATGTCGGGATTATTCATGGCTATCGACATAAAACTCATTGATTTTAAACTCGAATTTGGACGATTGTATGAGCAAAATGGGGAAATGCGCGTCGTTTTGGCAGATGAAATAAGTCCAGATTCGTGCCGATTATGGGACGTCAAAAGCAGTGAGAAAATGGACAAGGATCGGTTTAGACACGACTTGGGTAAGGTGGAGGAGGCCTATCAGGAGGTAGCGCGTCGCCTTGGTATTTTACCCGACATAGAGGAAAATGAGAATTCCAAGCCTAGAAAAAGAAAATAG
- the grxD gene encoding Grx4 family monothiol glutaredoxin — MSNNPAHELLQKEVNENDVVLFMKGTPVFPQCGFSAAVVQVLGELNIKYKGIDVLEDPSLRQGIKDFSNWPTIPQLYVKGEFIGGCDIIREMYESGELQTLIEDKEIQKATS, encoded by the coding sequence ATGTCAAATAACCCCGCTCACGAACTGTTACAAAAAGAAGTCAATGAAAATGATGTTGTTTTGTTTATGAAAGGGACCCCGGTTTTTCCCCAATGTGGTTTCTCAGCTGCAGTTGTTCAAGTGTTAGGAGAACTGAATATCAAATATAAAGGTATAGATGTTCTCGAAGACCCTTCGTTAAGACAAGGTATCAAGGACTTCAGCAATTGGCCGACGATCCCCCAGCTGTACGTAAAGGGCGAGTTTATAGGTGGTTGCGACATTATCCGAGAGATGTATGAATCTGGGGAGCTTCAGACTTTGATTGAGGATAAAGAAATACAAAAGGCAACTTCTTGA
- a CDS encoding NRDE family protein, with product MCTLVILRRRDHEWPLLISANRDEMRSRSWNKPARHWQDRPYTIAGLDQFAQGSWLGINDFGVVAAVLNRHGSLGPAPNKRSRGELVLEALDFSEASDAANSIADLNSKAYRSFNLVIADNINAYWIANSGPGNRLLINSIPYGLHMLTSYDLNDETSERIKYYLPLFRNADTPRPEINDWSSWRSLLASEKLANAADVTSAMCVDRGNDYGTVSSSLIALTSPAGRQAKTQSDTWYFAPGPPNRNDYSRIEL from the coding sequence ATGTGTACGTTAGTCATATTAAGGCGCCGAGATCATGAATGGCCTTTATTAATTTCAGCAAACCGGGACGAGATGAGATCTCGGAGCTGGAATAAACCCGCGCGCCATTGGCAGGATAGACCCTACACAATCGCAGGCCTTGACCAATTTGCTCAAGGAAGCTGGCTTGGTATAAATGATTTCGGTGTGGTCGCAGCTGTCCTTAATAGGCACGGAAGCCTAGGTCCAGCTCCAAATAAGAGAAGCCGCGGCGAACTCGTTCTTGAGGCGCTAGATTTTTCAGAAGCATCCGATGCCGCAAATTCTATTGCTGACCTGAATTCAAAGGCCTATCGTAGTTTCAATCTTGTAATTGCGGACAATATAAATGCATATTGGATAGCGAATTCAGGTCCTGGAAACCGGTTGTTAATAAACTCAATCCCCTACGGCTTGCACATGTTAACAAGTTACGATCTTAATGATGAAACAAGCGAACGAATAAAATATTATCTACCACTTTTTAGGAATGCAGACACACCACGACCGGAGATTAATGATTGGAGTTCTTGGCGTTCGCTTCTGGCCAGTGAAAAACTTGCAAACGCCGCAGATGTTACCAGTGCAATGTGTGTGGACCGTGGTAATGACTACGGCACAGTATCATCAAGTTTAATTGCGCTTACCTCACCTGCGGGGCGGCAAGCGAAGACGCAGTCCGACACGTGGTATTTCGCACCAGGCCCGCCTAACCGTAACGATTATAGCCGCATTGAGCTTTAA
- the purQ gene encoding phosphoribosylformylglycinamidine synthase subunit PurQ has product MRSAVIVFPGSNCDRDAAVALEALTGNQPAMVWHRDSVLPQRLDLILIPGGFSYGDYLRAGAMAGNSPIMLDVVKAAKKGIAILGICNGFQVLTETGLLPGTLLRNSKLNFICKNVGVTVQTQDSIFTGGYCVGSTLELPIAHHDGNYYADEETLNELEGEDRVAFCYSGYNPNGSQRAIAGILNKKRNVLGMMPHPERAVDAKLGGTDGLILFDTLAKNLM; this is encoded by the coding sequence GTGAGATCGGCAGTCATCGTTTTTCCTGGTTCTAATTGTGACCGCGACGCAGCGGTTGCTCTTGAAGCCCTCACCGGCAACCAACCAGCAATGGTCTGGCATCGAGATAGTGTGTTGCCACAGCGATTGGATTTAATCCTAATACCAGGCGGTTTTTCATACGGAGATTATCTCCGAGCAGGCGCTATGGCAGGCAATTCTCCGATTATGCTCGATGTTGTCAAAGCTGCTAAAAAAGGTATTGCTATCTTAGGAATTTGTAATGGCTTTCAGGTGTTGACAGAAACAGGCCTTCTTCCTGGCACACTTCTCAGGAATTCGAAATTAAACTTTATTTGTAAAAATGTCGGCGTGACCGTTCAAACACAGGATAGTATTTTTACCGGCGGCTACTGTGTTGGCTCTACACTTGAACTGCCGATTGCGCATCATGATGGGAATTACTACGCAGATGAAGAAACCTTGAATGAGCTTGAAGGAGAAGATCGTGTTGCATTTTGTTACTCGGGCTATAATCCAAATGGGTCACAGCGCGCAATCGCTGGTATCCTCAACAAAAAGCGCAACGTTCTTGGTATGATGCCACACCCCGAACGTGCCGTGGATGCGAAGCTCGGGGGCACCGATGGGTTAATATTATTTGATACACTTGCAAAGAATCTGATGTGA